From the genome of Streptomyces sp. NBC_00659, one region includes:
- a CDS encoding TetR/AcrR family transcriptional regulator gives MTGHLPRTVRSDTRDNRARILDAARSVFGEEGLSAPMRDVARHADLAPATLYRHFPTKRELIAQTFTEQRRACHAAVRYALADADPWHGFQSLIERICELHAHSRGFADAFMTAFPESMDFAADRERTVRAIAELARRAQETGELRRGFIVDDLILMLTAHQGLQHTPLPARLTASRRFAAYVIEAFRAAPETGARTSLPPASRLRHADSPTTQ, from the coding sequence ATGACCGGCCACTTGCCTCGGACCGTGCGCTCCGACACCCGCGACAACCGGGCCCGCATCCTGGACGCCGCCCGCTCGGTGTTCGGCGAGGAGGGCCTGAGCGCGCCCATGCGCGACGTCGCCCGGCACGCGGACCTCGCCCCCGCCACGCTGTACCGGCACTTCCCGACCAAGCGGGAACTGATCGCGCAGACCTTCACCGAGCAGCGCCGGGCCTGTCACGCCGCCGTCCGCTACGCCCTCGCGGACGCGGACCCGTGGCACGGATTCCAGAGCCTGATCGAGCGGATCTGCGAACTCCACGCACACAGCCGCGGATTCGCCGACGCTTTCATGACGGCCTTCCCCGAGTCCATGGACTTCGCCGCCGACCGCGAGCGGACCGTGCGCGCGATCGCCGAACTGGCCCGCCGCGCCCAGGAGACAGGCGAGCTCCGCCGCGGCTTCATCGTGGACGACCTGATCCTCATGCTCACGGCCCACCAGGGCCTCCAGCACACGCCCCTCCCGGCCCGGCTCACAGCCTCCCGCCGCTTCGCCGCCTACGTGATCGAGGCGTTCCGCGCCGCACCGGAGACGGGAGCGCGCACCTCCCTGCCGCCGGCATCACGCCTGCGGCACGCGGACTCGCCCACCACGCAGTGA
- a CDS encoding HipA family kinase has protein sequence MLKEVTATRYVAPLSSGGSVPGVMEADDFGTYVVKFTGAAQGHKALVAEIVVGELARALGLRFPELVLVHFDPVSGAHEPHQEVQDLLRASAGLNLGMDYLPGAKDFTPEVARTFPVDPLEAGKVIWLDALTVNVDRTVHSSNLMIWPTFGIAPPRLWLIDHGAALVFHHRWDASAPEKSYDFRSHALGGHGPDTRAADAELAPLVTEELLRTILAQVPDAWLMDEPGFASPDAVREAYVGYLLARVRASAAWLPTDFPSREQLAAEDADRAERTQRGRPDWLKRVPDLHGKPSAEQDWSVHLG, from the coding sequence GTGTTGAAAGAGGTCACCGCGACCCGCTACGTCGCACCCCTGAGCTCAGGCGGCTCCGTGCCCGGAGTCATGGAGGCCGACGACTTCGGGACCTACGTCGTCAAGTTCACGGGGGCCGCCCAGGGCCACAAGGCGCTGGTCGCCGAGATCGTCGTCGGTGAGCTGGCCCGGGCTCTCGGGCTGCGCTTCCCCGAACTGGTCCTCGTCCACTTCGACCCGGTCTCCGGCGCGCACGAACCCCATCAGGAGGTCCAGGACCTGCTCCGGGCCAGTGCCGGGCTCAACCTCGGCATGGACTACCTGCCGGGCGCGAAGGACTTCACCCCCGAGGTCGCGCGGACGTTCCCGGTCGACCCGCTGGAGGCGGGCAAGGTGATCTGGCTGGACGCCCTCACGGTCAACGTGGACCGCACGGTGCACAGTTCGAACCTGATGATCTGGCCCACCTTCGGCATCGCCCCGCCCCGCCTCTGGCTGATCGACCACGGCGCCGCCCTCGTCTTCCACCACCGCTGGGACGCCTCCGCGCCGGAGAAGTCGTACGACTTCAGGAGCCACGCGCTCGGCGGCCACGGCCCCGACACCCGTGCGGCCGACGCCGAACTCGCCCCCCTGGTCACCGAGGAGCTGCTGCGCACGATCCTGGCGCAGGTGCCCGACGCCTGGCTCATGGACGAGCCGGGCTTCGCGAGCCCCGACGCGGTCCGCGAGGCGTACGTCGGCTACCTCCTCGCCCGTGTCCGCGCCTCCGCGGCCTGGCTCCCCACGGACTTCCCGAGCCGGGAACAGCTCGCGGCCGAGGACGCCGACCGCGCGGAGCGGACCCAGCGGGGCCGCCCGGACTGGCTCAAACGCGTCCCGGACCTGCACGGCAAACCGTCGGCGGAACAGGATTGGTCGGTGCATCTGGGATGA
- a CDS encoding SelT/SelW/SelH family protein: protein MTDVQRVQIEYCTQCRWLPRAAWLAQELLTTFEAELDELSLKPGTGGVFVVRVNDEVIWDRREQGFPEPTAVKRLVRDRVAPERSLGHSDRTADGAGAAD, encoded by the coding sequence ATGACGGACGTCCAGCGGGTCCAGATCGAGTACTGCACCCAGTGCCGCTGGCTGCCCCGCGCGGCCTGGCTGGCCCAGGAACTGCTCACCACCTTCGAGGCGGAGCTGGACGAGCTGTCCCTGAAGCCCGGCACCGGCGGTGTCTTCGTCGTCCGGGTCAACGACGAGGTGATCTGGGACCGCCGCGAGCAGGGCTTTCCCGAGCCGACCGCGGTCAAGCGCCTGGTGCGCGACCGAGTGGCCCCGGAAAGATCCCTGGGCCACTCGGACCGTACGGCCGACGGAGCGGGTGCGGCGGACTGA
- the aceB gene encoding malate synthase A codes for MSAPAPSPLAIVDAEPLPRQEEVLTEAALAFVAELHRLFTPRRDELLARRAERRAEIARTSTLDFLPETAAIRADDSWRVAPAPAALNDRRVEITGPTDRKMTINALNSGARVWLADFEDASAPTWENVVTGQLNLTDAYARRIDFTDPASGKSYALRPDAELATVVMRPRGWHLNERHLVAADGTPVPGALVDFGLYFFHNAQRLLDLGKGPYFYLPKTESHLEARLWNDVFVFAQDYVGVPQGTVRATVLIETITAAYEMDEILYELRDHASGLNAGRWDYLFSIVKNFRDGGTKFVLPDRNAVTMTAPFMRAYTELLVRTCHKRGAHAIGGMAAFIPSRRDEEVNKVAFEKVKADKDREAGDGFDGSWVAHPDLVPIAMASFDAVLGDRPNQKDRLREDVSVAAGDLIAVDSLDARPTYDGLVNAVQVGIRYIEAWLRGLGAVAIFNLMEDAATAEISRSQIWQWINAGVVFEHDGRTVAATPELAREIAARELADIRAGIGEEAFAAGRWQQAHDLLLKVALDEDYADFLTLPAYEQLTG; via the coding sequence ATGTCCGCACCAGCGCCGTCCCCGCTGGCCATCGTCGACGCCGAGCCCCTGCCCCGGCAGGAGGAGGTCCTCACCGAAGCGGCCCTGGCCTTCGTGGCCGAGCTGCACCGGCTGTTCACGCCCCGGCGTGACGAGCTCCTCGCCCGCCGCGCGGAGCGGCGTGCCGAGATCGCCCGCACCTCCACGCTCGACTTCCTCCCGGAGACCGCCGCGATCCGCGCGGACGACTCCTGGAGGGTGGCCCCCGCTCCGGCCGCGCTGAACGACCGCCGGGTCGAGATCACCGGCCCCACCGACCGCAAGATGACCATCAACGCCCTCAACTCGGGCGCCCGGGTCTGGCTCGCGGACTTCGAGGACGCCTCCGCGCCCACCTGGGAGAACGTGGTCACCGGTCAGCTGAACCTGACCGACGCGTACGCCCGCCGCATCGACTTCACCGACCCGGCGTCCGGAAAGTCGTACGCCCTCAGGCCGGACGCCGAGCTCGCGACCGTCGTGATGCGACCGCGCGGCTGGCATCTGAACGAGCGTCACCTCGTCGCCGCCGACGGCACGCCCGTGCCCGGTGCGCTGGTCGACTTCGGCCTCTACTTCTTCCACAACGCCCAGCGGCTGCTCGACCTCGGCAAGGGCCCGTACTTCTATCTGCCCAAGACCGAGTCCCACCTCGAAGCCCGCCTGTGGAACGACGTGTTCGTCTTCGCGCAGGACTACGTCGGCGTCCCGCAGGGCACGGTCCGCGCGACCGTCCTGATCGAGACGATCACGGCCGCCTACGAGATGGACGAGATCCTCTACGAACTCCGCGACCACGCCTCCGGGTTGAACGCGGGCCGCTGGGACTACCTGTTCTCCATCGTCAAGAACTTCCGTGACGGCGGGACCAAGTTCGTCCTGCCGGACCGCAACGCGGTGACGATGACGGCCCCGTTCATGCGCGCGTACACCGAACTCCTCGTCCGCACCTGCCACAAGCGCGGCGCGCACGCGATCGGCGGCATGGCCGCGTTCATCCCCTCGCGGCGCGACGAGGAGGTCAACAAGGTCGCCTTCGAGAAGGTCAAGGCCGACAAGGACCGTGAGGCGGGCGACGGCTTCGACGGCTCGTGGGTGGCGCACCCCGACCTCGTCCCGATCGCGATGGCCTCCTTCGACGCCGTCCTCGGCGACCGGCCGAACCAGAAGGACCGGCTGCGCGAGGACGTGTCGGTCGCGGCCGGCGACCTCATCGCCGTCGACTCGCTCGACGCCCGGCCGACGTACGACGGTCTGGTCAACGCCGTTCAGGTCGGCATCCGTTACATCGAGGCCTGGCTGCGCGGCCTGGGCGCGGTCGCCATCTTCAATCTCATGGAGGACGCCGCCACCGCCGAGATCTCGCGCTCGCAGATCTGGCAGTGGATCAACGCGGGTGTCGTCTTCGAGCACGACGGCAGGACCGTGGCGGCCACCCCGGAGCTGGCCCGTGAGATCGCCGCGCGGGAACTCGCGGACATCCGCGCCGGGATCGGCGAGGAGGCCTTCGCGGCCGGCCGCTGGCAGCAGGCGCACGACCTGCTCCTGAAGGTCGCGCTGGACGAGGACTACGCGGACTTCCTCACCCTGCCCGCCTACGAGCAGCTCACCGGCTGA
- a CDS encoding nucleotidyltransferase family protein, translated as MTENKGEVVGLVLAAGGGRRLGGRPKALLPHRGRPLVEHAVGELRAGGCARVHVVLGARADAVRDQASLPGCVLVDNPRWEEGMGSSLRAGLGSLTDSGARAVLVSLVDQPGIGREAVARVLAAYTGPLTLAAAAYDGERGHPVLFGAGHWAGIAAAATGDRGARAYLKAHDEAVVLVECGDVARAYDIDTEADLVHLE; from the coding sequence ATGACGGAGAACAAGGGCGAGGTGGTGGGGCTGGTGCTGGCGGCCGGCGGTGGACGGCGTCTCGGGGGCCGCCCCAAGGCACTGCTGCCCCACCGGGGGCGGCCCCTCGTCGAACACGCGGTCGGCGAGCTGCGCGCCGGCGGCTGCGCCCGCGTCCATGTCGTCCTCGGCGCGCGGGCCGATGCCGTACGGGATCAGGCCTCGCTGCCCGGGTGCGTCCTCGTGGACAACCCTCGCTGGGAGGAGGGCATGGGTTCCTCGCTGCGGGCCGGGCTCGGCTCGCTGACGGACTCGGGTGCGCGGGCCGTCCTGGTGTCGCTGGTCGACCAGCCGGGGATCGGCCGGGAGGCGGTGGCCCGGGTGCTGGCCGCGTACACCGGCCCGCTGACGCTCGCCGCGGCGGCGTACGACGGTGAACGCGGCCATCCGGTGCTCTTCGGGGCCGGTCACTGGGCCGGGATCGCGGCGGCCGCCACCGGCGACCGGGGGGCGCGCGCCTATCTGAAGGCGCACGACGAGGCGGTCGTCCTCGTCGAGTGCGGGGATGTGGCGCGGGCGTACGACATCGACACGGAGGCCGACCTGGTCCACCTCGAGTGA
- a CDS encoding DUF5955 family protein codes for MLRSLGQRPVTGSDEDPRVTELRTAVARLRRELAVHPVEFPDRGIAEDELASLAAMAAGGVPEIPRLRRSLLLVAGAIGSVSALATRLADVRSAVELFGEPPHRTWR; via the coding sequence GTGCTGCGGAGCTTGGGGCAGAGACCGGTGACGGGCAGCGACGAGGATCCGAGGGTGACGGAGTTGCGTACCGCCGTCGCCCGGCTGCGCCGTGAACTCGCCGTGCATCCGGTGGAGTTCCCCGACCGGGGCATCGCCGAGGACGAGCTCGCGTCCCTCGCCGCGATGGCTGCCGGAGGCGTCCCGGAGATTCCCCGGCTGCGCCGCTCGCTCCTCCTGGTCGCGGGCGCGATCGGCTCGGTGAGCGCTCTGGCGACCCGCCTCGCGGACGTCCGCAGCGCGGTCGAACTCTTCGGGGAACCCCCGCACCGAACCTGGCGCTGA
- a CDS encoding response regulator transcription factor → MTVRLLLADDHPVVRAGLRAVLSAEPDFEIVAEAPTAEAAVERAGAGGVDVVLMDLQFGAGMHGAEATAVITARPGAPRVLVLTTYDTDADILAAVEAGASGYLLKDAPPEELSAAVRTAASGHSALAPKVADRLMDRMRTPAAALSRRELEVLELVRDGLSNQRISKELFLSQATVKSHLVHIYAKLGVDSRTSAVAAATERGVIRRGR, encoded by the coding sequence ATGACGGTCCGCCTGTTGCTCGCGGACGACCACCCCGTCGTCCGTGCCGGACTGCGCGCGGTGCTGTCCGCGGAACCGGACTTCGAGATCGTCGCGGAGGCGCCGACGGCGGAGGCCGCGGTGGAGCGGGCGGGGGCCGGTGGTGTGGACGTCGTCCTCATGGACCTCCAGTTCGGCGCCGGGATGCACGGGGCGGAGGCCACGGCGGTCATCACGGCACGCCCCGGCGCACCCCGGGTCCTCGTCCTGACCACGTACGACACCGACGCGGACATCCTCGCCGCGGTCGAGGCGGGCGCCTCCGGCTACCTCCTCAAGGACGCTCCGCCCGAGGAGCTCTCCGCCGCCGTGCGCACCGCCGCGTCGGGTCACTCGGCGCTCGCCCCGAAGGTCGCCGACCGGCTCATGGACCGCATGCGTACTCCGGCCGCCGCCCTCAGCCGACGCGAACTGGAGGTCCTCGAACTGGTCAGGGACGGCCTCTCGAACCAGCGGATCAGCAAGGAGCTGTTCCTGAGCCAGGCGACCGTGAAATCCCATCTGGTGCACATCTACGCCAAGTTGGGTGTGGACTCCCGCACCTCGGCCGTGGCGGCGGCCACCGAGCGGGGTGTCATCCGCAGGGGACGCTAG
- a CDS encoding sensor histidine kinase, with amino-acid sequence MNVPLRSPVVAVLRLCLYALLAGLLLLAAVRCGDTGHPAAVVVSVLVTGVVLAAGAVSGAVHRSRRTAALWVAALSVSWLALVTLSPDGLWVAFPLYFLQLHLLPVRWSLPAVALTAGAAVASFVAHGAPLTPGAFIGPLLGAGVAVATVLGYEALYRESERRRELIEELIAARAELAEAERAAGTLAERERLAREIHDTLAQGLSSIQLLLRAAQRLLPADSPAAPHLEQARATAQDNLAEARRFVRALTPPGLEHGSLAAALERLCRSAAVDTPKVRFSVSGPPAGLPTPYEVALLRIAQSALGNALRHAHADRVEITLSFMDTSVALDVVDDGAGFTPGGVRPDADHTDRNHAGRDDAGRDHAVRDHSGRDRDREGGGSSDGGFGLPAMRSRARSLGGTFTVESAPGQGTAVAVTLPLPVTGEPPGTASAGAVGPEPARAAGKPARAAGSRV; translated from the coding sequence ATGAATGTCCCCCTCCGCTCCCCCGTCGTCGCCGTCCTGCGGCTGTGCCTGTACGCCCTGCTCGCGGGCCTTCTCCTGCTGGCCGCCGTCCGCTGCGGGGACACCGGGCACCCGGCGGCGGTCGTCGTGTCGGTCCTCGTGACGGGGGTGGTGCTCGCGGCGGGCGCGGTCTCCGGGGCGGTGCACCGCTCACGGCGTACGGCCGCGCTGTGGGTGGCCGCCCTCAGCGTGAGCTGGCTGGCACTCGTCACACTCTCACCGGACGGGCTGTGGGTGGCGTTCCCTCTCTACTTCCTGCAACTGCACCTGCTGCCGGTGCGCTGGAGCCTGCCCGCGGTGGCCCTGACGGCGGGGGCGGCCGTCGCGAGCTTCGTCGCGCACGGCGCGCCCCTGACGCCCGGCGCGTTCATCGGGCCGCTGCTCGGGGCGGGGGTCGCGGTCGCCACGGTCCTCGGGTACGAGGCGCTGTACCGGGAGAGCGAGCGCCGCCGCGAGCTGATCGAGGAACTCATCGCCGCCCGTGCAGAACTGGCCGAGGCCGAACGCGCCGCGGGCACGCTCGCCGAACGGGAGCGGCTCGCCCGCGAGATCCACGACACGCTCGCCCAGGGCCTGTCCAGCATCCAGCTCCTGCTGCGGGCCGCCCAGCGACTGCTGCCCGCGGACTCCCCCGCCGCACCGCATCTGGAGCAGGCCCGGGCGACCGCGCAGGACAACCTCGCCGAAGCCCGTCGCTTCGTCCGCGCGCTCACCCCTCCGGGTCTGGAACACGGTTCGCTCGCCGCCGCGCTGGAGCGGCTGTGCCGGTCGGCCGCCGTGGACACGCCGAAGGTCCGCTTCTCGGTGAGCGGTCCGCCGGCCGGGCTTCCGACTCCGTACGAGGTGGCCCTGCTGCGGATCGCGCAGTCGGCGCTCGGCAACGCGCTGCGCCACGCGCACGCGGATCGCGTGGAGATCACGCTGAGCTTCATGGACACCTCGGTCGCGCTGGACGTGGTGGACGACGGGGCCGGCTTCACCCCCGGCGGCGTACGGCCGGACGCGGACCACACGGACCGGAACCACGCCGGTCGAGACGATGCTGGTCGAGACCACGCCGTACGAGACCACTCCGGTCGCGACCGGGACCGTGAGGGCGGGGGCTCCTCGGACGGGGGCTTCGGTCTTCCCGCGATGCGTTCACGCGCGCGGTCGCTGGGCGGGACGTTCACCGTCGAGTCGGCTCCCGGGCAGGGCACGGCGGTGGCGGTCACGCTGCCGTTGCCCGTCACCGGGGAGCCGCCCGGGACGGCCTCCGCCGGCGCCGTCGGGCCCGAGCCCGCCCGCGCCGCGGGAAAGCCCGCCCGCGCCGCGGGGAGCCGGGTATGA
- a CDS encoding ABC transporter permease produces MFVAWRDLRFAKGRFALMGAVVVLITLLVGLLSGLTAGLAEENTSAVTALPADHLAFAAPAAGQPVSFTGARVPSRAWETWSGTPGVTSAEPIAIRTLNAAAGDRTAAVSAFAVRPGSGIAPPGVAPGRAVLSEKAAAALGVTPGDRVGLGGAELTVAGVAGRASYSHTPVVWTDLSGPATVIALRTDGADLRAADRAAGTKTFTKGDALTAIGSYRAENGSLQLMRGFLFVISALVTGAFFTVWTIQRAPDIAVLKALGASTPYLLRDALGQAVFLLAAGTLLGTGLAAGAGALVRGGGVPFAPAGPAVLGPAAVTIALGVLGAGLSVRRITAVDPLTALASAR; encoded by the coding sequence ATGTTCGTCGCATGGAGAGACCTACGGTTCGCCAAGGGGCGGTTCGCCCTGATGGGAGCCGTCGTCGTACTGATCACCCTGCTCGTGGGGCTGCTGTCCGGGCTGACCGCCGGGCTCGCCGAGGAGAACACCTCCGCGGTCACCGCGCTGCCCGCCGACCACCTGGCCTTCGCCGCGCCGGCCGCGGGGCAGCCGGTGTCCTTCACCGGGGCGCGAGTGCCGTCCCGTGCCTGGGAGACCTGGTCCGGCACACCCGGCGTCACCTCGGCCGAGCCGATCGCCATCCGCACCCTGAACGCGGCCGCCGGGGATCGTACGGCCGCGGTGTCCGCGTTCGCCGTGCGGCCGGGGTCGGGCATCGCCCCGCCGGGGGTCGCCCCGGGCCGTGCCGTGCTGTCCGAGAAGGCCGCCGCCGCGCTCGGCGTGACGCCCGGGGACCGGGTGGGGCTCGGCGGCGCCGAGCTGACCGTCGCGGGCGTGGCCGGCCGTGCCTCGTACAGCCACACTCCGGTCGTGTGGACCGACCTCTCCGGTCCGGCGACCGTGATCGCCCTGCGTACCGACGGAGCCGATCTGCGGGCGGCCGACCGTGCCGCCGGCACGAAGACCTTCACCAAGGGCGACGCCCTCACCGCCATCGGCTCCTACCGGGCCGAGAACGGCTCGCTCCAGCTCATGCGCGGATTCCTCTTCGTGATCTCGGCACTCGTCACCGGGGCGTTCTTCACGGTCTGGACGATCCAGCGGGCGCCCGACATCGCGGTCCTGAAGGCGCTGGGCGCCTCCACGCCGTATCTGCTGCGCGACGCGCTGGGCCAGGCGGTGTTCCTGCTCGCCGCAGGGACGCTGCTCGGCACCGGGCTCGCGGCCGGAGCCGGCGCGCTCGTGCGGGGCGGCGGTGTGCCGTTCGCACCGGCCGGACCGGCCGTGCTCGGACCCGCCGCCGTGACGATCGCTCTCGGGGTGCTCGGCGCGGGTCTGTCCGTCCGGCGGATCACCGCCGTCGACCCGCTGACCGCGCTGGCGAGCGCCCGATGA
- a CDS encoding ABC transporter ATP-binding protein has product MSLTLDDITLTYPDGDGRVTALDGVGLLVPAGTTTAVVGPSGSGKSSLLAVAATLVAPDRGRVLVGGTETGTLTSAERAVLRRREIGIVFQQPNLLPSLTALEQLQVMGHLDGRRRVPRRARELLAEVGLGDLAHRRPHQLSGGQRQRVNIARALVNEPSVLLVDEPTSALDHERGTAVIDLLLRLTRERATATVLVTHDRARLGEADAVREMTDGRLEMPVPVSGAD; this is encoded by the coding sequence ATGAGCCTGACCCTCGACGACATCACCCTCACCTACCCCGACGGCGACGGCCGTGTGACCGCTCTGGACGGCGTCGGCCTCCTGGTGCCCGCCGGAACGACGACGGCCGTCGTGGGGCCCTCCGGATCCGGCAAGTCCAGCCTCCTCGCGGTCGCCGCGACCCTGGTCGCCCCGGACCGCGGACGTGTCCTCGTCGGCGGTACGGAGACAGGGACGCTGACCTCCGCCGAGCGGGCCGTCCTGCGGCGGCGCGAGATCGGCATCGTGTTCCAGCAGCCGAACCTGCTGCCCTCGCTGACCGCGCTGGAACAGCTCCAGGTGATGGGCCACCTGGACGGGCGCCGCCGAGTGCCGCGGCGCGCGAGGGAGTTGCTCGCCGAGGTCGGGCTCGGCGACCTGGCCCACCGGCGCCCCCACCAGTTGTCAGGCGGTCAGCGGCAGCGGGTGAACATCGCCCGAGCGCTGGTCAACGAGCCGTCGGTGCTCCTGGTCGACGAGCCGACCAGCGCGCTCGACCACGAACGCGGTACGGCGGTGATCGACCTGTTGCTGCGGCTCACGCGTGAGCGCGCCACGGCGACCGTCCTCGTGACACACGACCGCGCCCGCCTCGGCGAGGCGGACGCGGTACGGGAGATGACGGACGGGCGCCTGGAGATGCCCGTCCCGGTGTCCGGGGCGGACTGA
- a CDS encoding IclR family transcriptional regulator, with translation MPPSSASTTDARSSAPSGGVQSLERAFDLLERMADAGGEVGLSELSASSGLPLPTIHRLMRTLVACGYVRQQTNRRYALGPRLIRLGESASRLLGTWARPYLARLVEETGETANMALLDGDEIVYVAQVPSKHSMRMFTEVGRRVLPHSTGVGKALLAHTPDDEVRALLARTGMPAATEKTIITPDGFLAALDEVRRTGYAVDDNEQEIGVRCLAVSVPDSPTAAAISISGPAGRVTEAATEKIVPVLQQVAAELSEALASSGPGAG, from the coding sequence GTGCCGCCGTCCAGCGCCAGCACCACCGACGCCAGATCGTCCGCTCCCAGTGGCGGCGTCCAGTCCCTCGAGCGCGCCTTCGATCTGCTGGAGCGCATGGCGGACGCCGGGGGCGAGGTCGGCCTGAGCGAGCTCTCCGCGAGCAGCGGGCTGCCGCTGCCCACCATTCACCGGCTGATGCGCACCCTCGTGGCCTGCGGATACGTACGACAGCAGACCAACCGCCGGTACGCGCTCGGTCCCCGGCTGATCCGCCTCGGCGAGTCCGCCTCCCGGCTGCTCGGCACCTGGGCCCGCCCCTATCTGGCGCGCCTGGTGGAGGAGACCGGCGAGACCGCGAACATGGCGCTGCTCGACGGGGACGAGATCGTGTACGTCGCCCAGGTGCCGTCCAAGCACTCGATGCGCATGTTCACCGAGGTGGGCCGCCGGGTGCTGCCGCACTCCACGGGCGTCGGCAAGGCGCTGCTGGCCCACACTCCGGACGACGAGGTGCGGGCGCTGCTCGCCCGTACGGGAATGCCCGCCGCGACGGAGAAGACGATCATCACGCCGGACGGCTTCCTCGCCGCGCTCGACGAGGTGCGCCGGACCGGCTACGCGGTCGACGACAACGAGCAGGAGATCGGCGTCCGCTGCCTGGCCGTCTCCGTGCCCGACTCCCCGACCGCCGCCGCGATCTCGATCTCCGGCCCGGCCGGCCGGGTCACCGAGGCCGCCACCGAGAAGATCGTGCCGGTGCTCCAGCAGGTCGCGGCCGAACTGTCGGAGGCTCTGGCCAGCTCGGGACCGGGCGCCGGCTGA
- the allB gene encoding allantoinase AllB, translated as MSDAELVLRSRRVITPEGTRAASVAVAGGKITAVLPYDAEVPPGARSEDVGDDVVMPGLVDTHVHVNDPGRTEWEGFWTATRAAAAGGITTLIDMPLNSLPPTTTVGHLRTKQEVARSKAHIDVGFWGGALPGNVEDLRPLHDAGVFGFKAFLSPSGVEEFPELDQDQLTRSLAEIAGFGGLLIVHAEDPLHLAAAPQKGGRSYADFLASRPRDAEDSAVKSLIAQAARLDARVHVLHLSSSDALPLIAAAKADGVRITVETCPHYLTLTAEEVPDGASEFKCCPPIREAANQDLLWQALADGTIDCVVTDHSPSTADLKTDDFATAWGGISGLQLSLSAVWTEARRRGHDLEDVVRWMSSRTARLVGLGDRKGAIATGHDADFAVFAPDETFTVDPAALQHRNRVTAYAGRTLSGVVKSTWLRGERVVVEGRFTEPAGQLLVRHP; from the coding sequence GTGTCCGATGCCGAACTGGTGCTGCGCTCGAGGCGCGTCATCACCCCCGAGGGGACGCGCGCCGCTTCGGTCGCGGTCGCCGGGGGAAAGATCACGGCCGTGCTGCCGTACGACGCCGAGGTGCCGCCCGGCGCCCGGTCGGAGGACGTCGGCGACGACGTCGTGATGCCCGGACTCGTCGACACCCACGTCCATGTGAACGACCCCGGCCGCACCGAGTGGGAGGGTTTCTGGACCGCGACGCGCGCCGCGGCCGCCGGCGGCATCACCACCCTGATCGACATGCCGCTCAACTCCCTCCCGCCGACCACCACGGTTGGCCACCTACGCACGAAGCAAGAGGTCGCCCGCTCCAAGGCGCACATCGACGTCGGCTTCTGGGGCGGCGCGCTGCCCGGCAACGTCGAGGACCTGCGGCCGCTGCACGATGCCGGTGTCTTCGGGTTCAAGGCGTTCCTGTCGCCGTCCGGGGTCGAGGAGTTCCCCGAACTGGACCAGGACCAACTCACCCGGTCCCTCGCCGAGATCGCCGGCTTCGGCGGCCTGCTGATCGTGCACGCCGAGGACCCGCTCCACCTGGCCGCCGCCCCGCAGAAGGGCGGCCGCAGCTACGCCGACTTCCTCGCCTCGCGCCCCCGGGACGCCGAGGACAGCGCGGTCAAGAGCCTCATCGCGCAGGCCGCGCGCCTCGACGCGCGGGTGCATGTGCTGCACCTGTCGTCGAGCGACGCGCTCCCGCTGATCGCCGCCGCCAAGGCGGACGGCGTCCGGATCACCGTGGAGACCTGCCCGCACTACCTCACCCTGACCGCAGAGGAAGTCCCGGACGGCGCCAGCGAGTTCAAGTGCTGCCCGCCCATCCGCGAGGCCGCGAACCAGGACCTGCTGTGGCAGGCGCTCGCCGACGGAACCATCGACTGCGTGGTCACCGACCACTCGCCGTCGACCGCCGATCTCAAGACGGACGACTTCGCGACCGCGTGGGGCGGCATCTCCGGCCTCCAGTTGAGCCTGTCCGCCGTGTGGACCGAGGCCCGCAGACGGGGCCACGACCTGGAGGACGTGGTCCGCTGGATGTCCTCCCGCACGGCACGACTGGTCGGCCTGGGCGACCGCAAGGGCGCCATCGCGACCGGTCACGACGCCGACTTCGCGGTGTTCGCCCCCGACGAGACCTTCACCGTCGACCCCGCCGCGCTCCAGCACCGCAACCGGGTGACGGCCTACGCGGGCAGGACCCTCAGCGGTGTCGTGAAGTCGACGTGGCTGCGCGGCGAACGCGTCGTCGTCGAGGGCAGGTTCACCGAGCCCGCCGGACAACTCCTCGTCCGCCACCCGTAA